A window from Gammaproteobacteria bacterium encodes these proteins:
- a CDS encoding methyltransferase domain-containing protein: protein MNVQQNVMERYSEGAKERQAALCCPVSYDQGLLKILPQEIIEKDYGCGDPSRYVREGDVVLDLGSGAGKICYMAAQRVGPHGRVIGVDMTDDMLALARKYQPEMTQTLGGDRVRFVKGYIEDLALDIEAMERYLAEHPVSNANDLAALEGWKTAQRSKQPLIADNSVDLVISNCVLNLVDEKHKQQLVQEIFRVLKPGGRVAISDIVSDEVVPAHLRADPMLWSGCISGAFQEQEFIRTFKDSGFLAACYDKWDAEPWQVIEGIEFRSVTLTAVKGADTECLDYGHAVIYRGPYATITDDEGHVYLRGERMAVCERTYKFLTEGPYRDDFIGIAPAVQREPVNWCAPAGALRPAAETKGAAHTQTGVSSGCC from the coding sequence ATGAACGTGCAACAGAATGTCATGGAGCGTTATTCCGAAGGCGCCAAGGAACGTCAGGCCGCCTTATGCTGTCCGGTGAGTTACGACCAGGGCTTATTAAAAATTCTGCCGCAGGAAATCATCGAAAAGGATTACGGCTGCGGCGACCCCTCCCGTTATGTGCGTGAGGGTGATGTCGTCCTGGATTTAGGCAGCGGCGCGGGCAAGATCTGTTACATGGCGGCGCAACGGGTGGGCCCGCACGGCCGCGTTATCGGCGTGGACATGACCGACGACATGCTCGCCCTGGCGCGCAAGTATCAGCCCGAGATGACGCAAACGCTGGGCGGCGACCGGGTGCGATTCGTAAAGGGCTATATCGAAGATCTGGCGCTCGATATCGAGGCGATGGAGCGCTATCTGGCGGAGCACCCGGTGAGCAACGCCAACGATCTTGCCGCACTCGAAGGCTGGAAGACCGCGCAGCGCAGCAAGCAGCCACTGATCGCCGACAATTCCGTAGATCTGGTGATCTCCAACTGCGTGCTCAATCTGGTGGATGAAAAGCACAAGCAGCAATTGGTGCAGGAGATCTTCCGTGTACTCAAACCCGGCGGGCGCGTGGCGATTTCCGACATCGTGAGCGACGAGGTTGTCCCCGCGCATCTGCGCGCCGATCCCATGCTGTGGAGCGGCTGCATCTCCGGCGCATTTCAGGAACAGGAGTTTATCCGTACCTTCAAAGATAGCGGTTTCCTCGCAGCCTGTTATGACAAGTGGGACGCCGAACCCTGGCAAGTGATCGAGGGCATCGAATTCCGCTCCGTGACGCTCACGGCGGTGAAAGGCGCAGACACGGAGTGTCTCGATTACGGCCATGCCGTCATCTACCGCGGCCCGTATGCCACCATTACCGATGACGAGGGCCATGTCTATCTACGCGGCGAACGAATGGCGGTCTGCGAGCGTACTTATAAGTTTCTGACTGAAGGTCCGTACAGAGATGATTTCATCGGTATCGCACCGGCCGTGCAGCGCGAACCGGTCAATTGGTGCGCGCCCGCCGGCGCCTTGCGCCCCGCGGCGGAGACCAAAGGGGCGGCACATACGCAAACCGGCGTAAGCTCGGGTTGTTGTTAG